A segment of the Longimicrobium sp. genome:
CGGTTCTGCCCCAACTGGGCGAGGGCGCTGCGGAGTTCGGGCTGAAAGACGATGAGCGCGGCGATCACGCCGAACTCGAAGACGCGCTCCAGCAGGTACTCCAGCAGCGACAGGTTCAGCACCCGCGCGGCGCCGTAGGTGGCCACGACGGCGAAGATGCCCATGAGCATCTGGATGGCCCTCGTCCCCGCCAGCACCCGCAGCACGCGGTAGACGACGACGGCGACCACCAGGATCTCGAGGAGGTCCTTCCAGTCCGGCGCCAGGAAGCCGAAACGCTCCACCAGGACGTTCACGGGCCCTCCGCCGAAAGCCGCAGCACCGCGTGCGCCACGTCCAGCGCGTGGCGGGTGGAGCGTACGTCGTGCACGCGGAAGATGCGCGCGCCCCGCGCCAGCCCGGCCACACACGCGCCGACGCTCCCCGGGTCGCGCGCGTCCGCCGGAACGCCGCCGAGGAGCGCGCCGATGAACGACTTGCGCGATGCGCCGAGCAGAACGGGGCGGCCCAGCCGCCGCTCCAGACGCGCCAACCCGGCGATCAGCTCCAGGTTCTGCTCCGCGGTCTTGGCGAACCCGATCCCCGGGTCCACCACGATCCGCTCGCGCGCGATCCCGGCCCGGTCCGCACGCTCCAGCGCCTGCCCCAACTCCGCCGCCACGTCGTCCACCACGTCGCCGTAGTCCGTCATCCGCTGCATGGTTTCGGGCGTGCCGCGCATGTGCATCAGCACCAGCCCGGCGCCGGAGGGAGCGAGGACGCCGGCCATCCGCGCATCGCCCAGCCCCGACACGTCGTTGATGATGTGCGCGCCGCACTCCAGCGCCTCCCGCGCCACCTCAGCCTTGCGCGTATCCACGGAGACGGGGATGGCGAGCGCGTCCTTGATGGCCCGCAGCACAGGCACGACGCGCGCCGCCTCTTCGTCCGCGGAGACGGCGGGGGCACCGGGCCGGGTAGACTCGCCGCCGACGTCGAGCAGGTCCGCGCCGTCCTCCGCCATCCGCCGCGCCTGCTCCACCGCGCGGGCAGGATTCAGGAACCGTCCGCCGTCGCTGAAGCTGTCCGGAGTGACGTTCAGAATGCCCATCACCAGCGGCCGGTCCAGCGAAAGCACCCGCCCGCGGATCGCCCACACGTCATGGGAGACGGTCGGCAAACGCGGCAGATCGAGACGTGCGCTGGAGATACCCATGGGGCCGAAAGTATCGAACGCAAAACCGCCAAGGCAAGCGCGCGGCACATTAGAAGGCCGGACCTTCGTGGCGTGGGCGTCATCCTTGGATGCCGAGGCCGCGACCTGGCACGGGCGAATGAATTTGCTGCAACAAACACACGATGTCCGCCTGCGCGGACTGCACGCATTCATGTGGCTCGAGCGGTCGGGCGCGCCCAGGCTCCGGTGCAAGCCCAACTGCGCCCGAGGGGCAGGCGAAGCCCCGACCGGCGGCGCGACAGCGCATCCCGGAGCGTCAACCACACCCGCACCGCACCCGCCAACGCGCAAATGTCATCCCGATGGAGCGGCCCCGGCGAACCCTGACGATTGTACCACAGATCGCAGCGACTGAGGGATCCGCCACACAACCGTCGAAGCGCACGCGAGCGTCAGCGTGCACCGCGGCCCGGCACGGGCGAATGACTTGGCTGCAACAAACACCTGATGTCCGCCTGCGCGAACTGCACGCTTTCGTGTGGCTCAGGCGGTCGGGCGCCCAGGCGCTGGTGCAAGCTCGGCCTGCCCTGGCGTGCTGGTGAAGCCCCGGTGCGGTGCTCGGGTTCCGGCGCGGGCGGGGCTCGCGGCAGTTCGACGAGCGCCGGCGCATTCCTCGGCTGCCCTCTCCCCCTCTCCCGCAAGCGGGAGAGGGGGAGAACTGCACCATCACCCGGGCGCGCCACGCACTCGAATTCACTCCGCGGCAGGCCAGTCTGCGAAGGCAGACTTCGTGTGGGCGTTGCCGCGAATTCATTCGCCCCAGCAGGCCTGGG
Coding sequences within it:
- the folP gene encoding dihydropteroate synthase gives rise to the protein MPTVSHDVWAIRGRVLSLDRPLVMGILNVTPDSFSDGGRFLNPARAVEQARRMAEDGADLLDVGGESTRPGAPAVSADEEAARVVPVLRAIKDALAIPVSVDTRKAEVAREALECGAHIINDVSGLGDARMAGVLAPSGAGLVLMHMRGTPETMQRMTDYGDVVDDVAAELGQALERADRAGIARERIVVDPGIGFAKTAEQNLELIAGLARLERRLGRPVLLGASRKSFIGALLGGVPADARDPGSVGACVAGLARGARIFRVHDVRSTRHALDVAHAVLRLSAEGP